In Candidatus Manganitrophus noduliformans, the genomic stretch CGCCGGAATTCTAGGGCTCAAGCTGACCGCTTCCCACTGAAAGCAGCCTATTCTCGTCGCCGGATTTCCCGGCGGAGAATTGACTTCTCCCCTGAAATAGAATATACAAAAAAGGAAAGGACTGCTCCCCTTCGTCCTAACTTCCTCCCGTTTAAGATTCAACGCGGAGGAAATCGCGTTCCACCCTCTTCAGTGAGTCGATTTCTCTGTGAAACAAATCAAGGTCTTCATCGGAATCACCCTTCTTTTTCTGGTCATCCTCTTTGTGCTTCAAAATGTGGAACCGGTGACCCTCCAGTTCCTCCTCTGGAGTTTTTCACTCTCCCGCGCGTTGATGTTCTTCATCATCTTTGCGCTCGGGATCATCGTCGGGTGGGCGCTCGGGAGCCTCTCCCGGGGCCGGCCCGGATAATCTCCATTCGATCACGGTTGTCTTTTTCATTTAAAGAGGGATGCGATAGGCGCCCCTCTGGTATTCAAACGAGCGAATACGTTACAATTTTATTCGAAAGGATTTGGATGCGCTATTACGCACTTGCGACCGATTACGACGGAACACTCGCCACGGAAGGCCGGGTAGACGAAGCGACATTGGCGGCGCTGGAACGATTGCGGAACTCCGGCCGGCGGTTGATTCTCGTCACCGGCCGGGAGCTGGACGAGCTCCTTCAGGTCTTCCCGCAGGTCGATCTTTTTGAAAGCGTGGTCGCCGAAAACGGCGCCTTGCTTTATCGCCCGGCGACCCGCGAGATCAAACTTCTCGCCGAAGCGCCGCCGGCGCGTTTTGCCGAGACCCTGCGCGCTCGGGGAGTCGGTCCCCTCTCGGTCGGACGGGTCATCGTGGCGACCTGGACGCCGCACGAGACCGCGGTCCTCGAAACGATCCGCGAGCTGGGGCTGGAGCTTCAGGTGATCTTCAACAAAGGGGCGGTGATGGTTCTTCCCTCCGGGGTGAACAAGGCGACCGGGCTCGCCGCCGCCCTCGAAGCGCTCGGTCTCTCACCGCACAACACCGTCGGCGTCGGCGACGCGGAGAACGACCATGCTTTTCTCCATCTCTGTGAAGCCTCCGTGGCGGTCGCGAACGCCCTCCCGTCGTTGAAAGAACAGGCCGACTGGGTGACCCAAGGGAGCCGCGGCGCCGGGGTGACCGAGCTGATCGATCATCTCCTGGCCGCCGATCTGGCCGATCTGGAGCCGCGTCTGACGCGGCATGAGGTCCCCCTCGGCCGGCGCGAAGGGGAAGAGACGGTTCAACTGAAGCCGTATGGCGTGAGCGTCCTTCTCGCCGGCACCTCGGGCGGGGGCAAATCGACGCTGGCGACCGGTTTCCTCGAGCGGCTCTCGGAAAAAGGATACCAATTTTGCATCATCGACCCGGAGGGAGATTACCAGAACCTGGAGGGGGCGGTGGTCCTCGGAACCCCCCAGCGCGCGCCGACGGTGGCGGAGGCGATCCAGCTCATCGAAGCGCCGGATCAAAATGTGGCGATCAACCTCCTGGGGATCACGATGGAGGATCGGCCCGCTTATTTCGAAGGGCTGCTGACCGCCGTGATGGAATTGCGGGCGCGGACCGGCCGGCCGCATTGGATCGTGATCGACGAGACCCATCACCTCCTTCCCGCCGCTTGGGCCCCCGCCCTCCTGACCGTCCCGAAAGAGCTCCAGGGGTTCCTGCTGATCACCGTTCATCCCGACCGCATATCGCGCGCCGTCCTCGCCTCGATCGACCTGATTATCGCGATCGGATCGAACCCGGAAGAGACGATTCGCACCTTCAGCGAAACGCTCGGGGAGCCCGCGCCGTCGGTCCCGCCGGTCTCGCTGGAGCCGGGGGAGGCGATCGCCTGGTGGCGGCGGCCGAAGAGCGAGCCGTTCTGGTTCCGCAGCATTCCCCCCCGCGGCGAGCGGCTCCGCCACCTGCGCAAATATGCCGAGGGAGAGCTCGGCGCCGACAAGAGTTTCTACTTCCGCGGGCCCGAGGGAAAACTCAATTTGCGGGCGCAGAATCTCACCCTCTTTCTCCAATTGGCGGACGGGGTGGACAACGAGACCTGGATGCATCATCTCCGGCAGGGGGATTACTCCCGCTGGTTCCGGGAGGCGATCAAAGACGATCCGCTCGCCGACGAAGCGGCGCAGATCGAGGCGGCGCGCGATCTCTCCGCCGAAGAGAGCCGCGCCCGGATTCGGGAGAGGATTGAGGCGCGTTATACCCACCCCGCCTGATCCTGCGATCTTCACCGAATGCACGGCTCCTCTCTTGATAGGAAGACGAAGATGCCTTTTCAAGGGGTCGATTTCCTCCACCTGGACGACGAGCTGAAACCGGAAGAGCGGATGATCCGCGACGAAGTCCGGCGGTGGGTCGAAGCGCAGGTGCTTCCGATCATCGTCCCCCACTATGAGGCGGGGACCTTTCCGATGACGCTGATCCCGCAGATGGCCGCGATGGGGCTCCTCGGCGCCAACCTCGATCCGAAATACGGCTGCGCGGGGCTCAACAGCGTCGCCTACGGCTTGATCAATCAAGAATTGGAGCGGGGCGATTCCGGCCTGCGGAGTTTCGTCTCGGTTCAATCGGGCCTGGTGATGTGGCCGATCGCGGAGTACGGATCGGAAGCGCAGAAAGATCGCTGGCTCCCGAAGATGGCGCGGGGCGAGACGATCGGCTGCTTCGGCCTGACCGAGCCCGATTTCGGCTCGAACCCGGAGGGGATGATCACCCGCGCCGAGAAACGCGGCGCCGAATATATTCTCAATGGGACCAAGATGTGGATCACCAATGGGACGATCGCCGACGTGGCGCTGATCTGGGCCAAGGACGATCAGGAGATCATCCGCGGTTTTCTGGTGGAGAAGGGAACCCCGGGCTTCCAACAAAACAAGGTGACCGATAAATTTTCTCTTCGCGCCTCCGACACCGGCGAGTTGGTCCTCCAGGACGTCCACATTCCGGAGGCGAATCGCCTTCCGGGAACCGACGGGATCAAATCGACCCTCCGCTGCCTGAATCAAGCCCGATACGGGATCGCCTGGGGGGCGATCGGCGCGGCGGCGGCCTGTTACGATCGGGCGTTGACCTACGCCAAGGAGCGGGTCCAGTTCACCCGCCCGATCGCCGGCTACCAACTCGTCCAGCAAAAGCTGGTCGAGATGCTCACCGAGATCACGAAGATGCAGCCGCTCGCCCTTCGTCTCGGGCGGCTCAAAGATCAAGGCCGGTTGAGCCACGTCCAGATCTCGATGGGAAAGCGGAACAATGTGTTTCATGCCCTCCGGATCGCGCGGGTCGCCCGCGACATCCTCGGCGCCAACGGCATCATGTACGAGCACCAAATCGCGCGGCACCTCTGCAATCTGGAGTCGGTCTACACCTATGAAGGGACGCACGACATCCACACGCTTATCCTCGGCGAGCACATCACGGGACTGTCGGCGTTTACGTAGACCGAATCCAATTCTTTTTAAGTTCGAATCTTGCGCAATGACGCATCCCACCTCCGGGGTTGACTCGTTTCCTCTGAAATGACTATGTTGAGGGGAATGGTATCGGAGGCGGCGATGGGGCCCGACGGCGGCGCGATTCCTCTCTGGATCAAGATCGCTTACACCGTTTTTGTGATCGTTCTGGTGCCGGTCTACTGGGCGCATTACGGCCCGGCCAACTTCCTCTGGTTCTCGGACATCGCCCTGCTGGCCGCCGTCGCCGCCCTCTGGCTGGAGAGCCGATTCCTCGCTAGCACGATGGCGGTGGGGGTTCTCCTTTTGGAGTTGACGTGGAATATCGATTTCTTCGTCCGGCTCCTTAGCGGCGCCGAGCCGATCGGCCTCGCCGTCTACATGTTCGATTCGTCCAAACCGCGCTACCTCCGGGGACTCTCCCTCTTT encodes the following:
- a CDS encoding HAD-IIB family hydrolase, producing MRYYALATDYDGTLATEGRVDEATLAALERLRNSGRRLILVTGRELDELLQVFPQVDLFESVVAENGALLYRPATREIKLLAEAPPARFAETLRARGVGPLSVGRVIVATWTPHETAVLETIRELGLELQVIFNKGAVMVLPSGVNKATGLAAALEALGLSPHNTVGVGDAENDHAFLHLCEASVAVANALPSLKEQADWVTQGSRGAGVTELIDHLLAADLADLEPRLTRHEVPLGRREGEETVQLKPYGVSVLLAGTSGGGKSTLATGFLERLSEKGYQFCIIDPEGDYQNLEGAVVLGTPQRAPTVAEAIQLIEAPDQNVAINLLGITMEDRPAYFEGLLTAVMELRARTGRPHWIVIDETHHLLPAAWAPALLTVPKELQGFLLITVHPDRISRAVLASIDLIIAIGSNPEETIRTFSETLGEPAPSVPPVSLEPGEAIAWWRRPKSEPFWFRSIPPRGERLRHLRKYAEGELGADKSFYFRGPEGKLNLRAQNLTLFLQLADGVDNETWMHHLRQGDYSRWFREAIKDDPLADEAAQIEAARDLSAEESRARIRERIEARYTHPA
- a CDS encoding lipopolysaccharide assembly protein LapA domain-containing protein produces the protein MKQIKVFIGITLLFLVILFVLQNVEPVTLQFLLWSFSLSRALMFFIIFALGIIVGWALGSLSRGRPG
- a CDS encoding acyl-CoA dehydrogenase family protein is translated as MPFQGVDFLHLDDELKPEERMIRDEVRRWVEAQVLPIIVPHYEAGTFPMTLIPQMAAMGLLGANLDPKYGCAGLNSVAYGLINQELERGDSGLRSFVSVQSGLVMWPIAEYGSEAQKDRWLPKMARGETIGCFGLTEPDFGSNPEGMITRAEKRGAEYILNGTKMWITNGTIADVALIWAKDDQEIIRGFLVEKGTPGFQQNKVTDKFSLRASDTGELVLQDVHIPEANRLPGTDGIKSTLRCLNQARYGIAWGAIGAAAACYDRALTYAKERVQFTRPIAGYQLVQQKLVEMLTEITKMQPLALRLGRLKDQGRLSHVQISMGKRNNVFHALRIARVARDILGANGIMYEHQIARHLCNLESVYTYEGTHDIHTLILGEHITGLSAFT